The following proteins are encoded in a genomic region of Thermoanaerobaculia bacterium:
- a CDS encoding outer membrane beta-barrel protein has product MKPKTAGLVLAAALLALALPGAANAQIRENTVEISPFYGYLWGGEFAHGSNSLFNERVDLDDHDTFGGRIGYNATETFQFEFQWSRTDTHFITHDSGDLFGPGGERLGDLRIDYWMGYSTFNFGHRRVVPYVTIGAGVAHLHPSGTAVPASDDTRFTGSLGGGLKLFVNPHFGFRFDGRGYSTYLNADNGCDHHHDSCGSHWLTNGEASGGLIFAF; this is encoded by the coding sequence ATGAAACCGAAGACAGCCGGTCTCGTTCTCGCCGCCGCCCTCCTCGCGCTCGCGCTCCCCGGCGCGGCGAACGCCCAGATCCGCGAGAACACCGTCGAGATCAGTCCGTTCTACGGGTATCTCTGGGGGGGCGAGTTCGCCCACGGGTCCAACTCCCTGTTCAACGAGCGGGTCGACCTCGACGACCACGACACCTTCGGCGGGCGCATCGGGTACAACGCGACCGAAACCTTCCAGTTCGAGTTCCAGTGGTCCCGCACCGACACCCACTTCATCACCCATGACTCCGGAGACCTGTTCGGCCCCGGGGGCGAACGTCTCGGCGACCTTCGCATCGACTACTGGATGGGCTACAGCACGTTCAACTTCGGACATCGCCGCGTCGTCCCGTACGTCACGATCGGGGCGGGAGTCGCGCACCTCCACCCGTCGGGAACCGCCGTTCCGGCGAGCGACGATACGCGCTTCACCGGCAGCCTCGGGGGAGGCCTCAAGCTCTTCGTCAATCCCCATTTCGGCTTCCGTTTCGACGGCCGGGGCTATTCGACGTATCTCAATGCGGACAACGGCTGCGACCATCATCACGACAGCTGCGGCAGCCACTGGCTGACCAACGGAGAAGCCTCCGGAGGGCTGATCTTCGCCTTCTGA
- a CDS encoding TlpA disulfide reductase family protein, translating into MKAKLAALLLLAAAGAASAAKPIPFPDLDLEGRDGGGIRVSQLRGNVVLVNFWATWCGPCRAELALLRDLYNRYSDRNFTVLAVNVDSDRERVAPFLKAQNLSLPIYYANPSDAAVMTSQGIPTSFIVAPDGTLEKAYVGYSPEIEKEWMERVDKYAKKKRGSK; encoded by the coding sequence ATGAAAGCGAAGCTCGCCGCCCTCCTTCTTCTCGCCGCCGCCGGCGCGGCGTCGGCCGCCAAGCCGATCCCTTTTCCGGACCTCGATCTCGAAGGAAGGGACGGAGGCGGCATCCGGGTCTCCCAGCTCCGCGGCAACGTGGTCCTGGTGAACTTCTGGGCGACCTGGTGCGGTCCCTGCCGCGCCGAGCTCGCCCTGCTCCGGGACCTCTACAACCGTTACAGCGACCGGAACTTCACCGTCCTCGCCGTCAACGTCGATTCGGACCGAGAGCGCGTCGCGCCGTTCCTCAAGGCGCAGAACCTGTCGCTCCCGATCTATTACGCCAACCCCAGCGACGCCGCCGTGATGACGTCGCAGGGAATTCCGACGAGCTTCATCGTCGCTCCCGACGGCACCCTCGAGAAGGCCTACGTGGGCTACTCGCCGGAGATCGAGAAGGAGTGGATGGAGCGCGTCGACAAATACGCCAAAAAGAAAAGGGGGTCCAAATGA
- a CDS encoding mechanosensitive ion channel family protein: MSIDPRALPAVSQWDDKLDTFIKAVLVKLADFLPSLLGAVIVLLIFWGLHRVLLRLLNRSLSARTSLLAADILRKLLKYVVLGIGLLMAASQLGFNVLSMLAGLGVAGLAVGLAAKDTMANFIAGLIILWDKPFALGDDVEIGETAGWVRHIELRSTILEDVDGNDVILPNSEVVAKKIVNYSRTPRARVHVPVGI; encoded by the coding sequence TTGAGCATCGATCCCCGCGCGCTGCCCGCCGTCTCGCAATGGGACGACAAGCTGGACACGTTCATCAAGGCCGTCCTGGTCAAGCTCGCGGATTTCCTGCCGTCGCTCCTCGGCGCCGTGATCGTCCTCCTGATCTTCTGGGGGCTGCACCGCGTCCTGCTCCGGCTGCTCAACCGGAGCCTTTCCGCGCGAACGAGCCTCCTCGCCGCCGACATCCTCCGGAAACTCCTGAAATACGTCGTCCTCGGGATCGGCCTGCTGATGGCGGCGTCGCAGCTCGGGTTCAACGTGCTGTCGATGCTCGCGGGACTCGGCGTCGCCGGCCTCGCCGTCGGTCTCGCGGCCAAGGACACGATGGCGAACTTCATCGCCGGCCTGATCATCCTCTGGGACAAGCCGTTCGCGCTCGGCGACGACGTCGAGATCGGCGAGACGGCCGGATGGGTCCGGCACATCGAGCTCCGGTCGACGATCCTCGAGGACGTCGACGGCAACGACGTCATCCTCCCCAACAGCGAGGTCGTCGCCAAGAAGATCGTCAATTACAGCCGCACGCCGCGGGCGCGGGTCCACGTGCCGGTGGGGATCG